In one window of Sinorhizobium chiapasense DNA:
- a CDS encoding aldehyde dehydrogenase family protein yields the protein MGDIAFPRERALFYGGGWHAPVKGGVTQSISPATGEDLGPVPDATLEDAELAIAAAQKGFEEWRKVLPLERAKIMKEAAAVIRRHGPELTLLDAVDGGNPMTPMAKDAVSAVQRFEYFAGLVTEMKGASIPVGPDAVNFSVREPLGVVARITAFNHPFQFCASKIASALAAGNAVILKPSEQAPLSGLRLAELIGPLFPAGTLNVLTGGRELGQVLSSHPSIAAVSLVGSVPTGRAVMRSAADTLKKVALELGGKNALIAFPDADPDRVAAAAVSGMNYAWCGQSCGSMSRLFLHDAIHDDVVERIGKYISRFKPGLPTDPATTMGSLVSREHYKNVLGYIEIGKREGARVVYGGKRPDDPELAKGCFIEPTVFVDVKQSMRIAMEEIFGPVQSVIRWSDEEAMLKDVNCVEYGLTSSIYTNDLEKAHRTAAAVQAGYIWVNNTSRHVLGAPFGGYKQSGLGREECLEELLAATQEKNISIHFSGARAQMAS from the coding sequence ATGGGAGATATCGCTTTTCCGAGGGAGCGGGCACTCTTCTACGGCGGTGGTTGGCACGCTCCCGTCAAGGGCGGAGTGACGCAGAGCATCAGCCCGGCAACCGGCGAGGACCTCGGTCCGGTTCCGGATGCGACCTTGGAAGATGCGGAATTGGCGATTGCTGCGGCGCAGAAGGGTTTTGAAGAATGGCGCAAAGTCCTGCCGCTTGAGCGGGCCAAGATCATGAAGGAAGCGGCGGCCGTCATTCGCCGCCACGGGCCAGAACTGACTTTGCTCGATGCGGTCGATGGTGGCAATCCGATGACACCGATGGCCAAGGATGCGGTCTCGGCTGTCCAAAGATTTGAATATTTTGCAGGTCTCGTGACGGAGATGAAGGGAGCGTCGATTCCGGTCGGGCCGGATGCCGTCAATTTCTCTGTAAGGGAACCGCTCGGTGTCGTGGCCAGAATTACGGCATTCAATCATCCATTCCAGTTCTGCGCGAGCAAGATCGCCTCCGCCCTGGCCGCCGGCAACGCCGTCATCCTGAAGCCGTCCGAGCAGGCGCCACTGTCAGGGCTCCGCCTTGCAGAATTGATCGGCCCGCTTTTCCCTGCCGGGACGCTCAATGTGCTGACAGGCGGTCGCGAGCTCGGCCAGGTTTTGTCATCGCATCCATCGATTGCGGCCGTCTCGCTCGTCGGCAGCGTGCCGACTGGCCGAGCGGTGATGCGTTCGGCAGCCGATACTCTGAAGAAGGTGGCGCTGGAGCTTGGAGGCAAGAATGCGCTCATCGCCTTTCCGGATGCCGATCCAGATCGTGTTGCGGCAGCAGCAGTCAGCGGCATGAACTACGCTTGGTGCGGTCAATCCTGCGGCTCGATGAGTCGCCTCTTTCTGCATGATGCCATTCATGACGACGTTGTTGAGCGCATCGGCAAATATATCAGCCGTTTCAAGCCCGGCCTGCCAACCGACCCTGCAACGACTATGGGGTCGCTGGTTAGCCGCGAGCACTACAAAAACGTTCTTGGGTATATTGAAATCGGCAAGCGGGAGGGAGCGCGCGTCGTCTATGGCGGTAAACGCCCCGATGATCCGGAGCTTGCAAAGGGCTGTTTCATCGAGCCGACGGTCTTCGTCGACGTGAAGCAATCGATGCGCATCGCCATGGAAGAGATCTTCGGCCCCGTGCAGTCGGTTATCCGGTGGTCCGACGAAGAAGCCATGTTGAAAGACGTCAATTGCGTCGAATACGGGCTGACCTCGTCGATCTACACCAATGACCTTGAAAAGGCGCATCGGACGGCGGCGGCAGTTCAGGCCGGCTATATCTGGGTAAACAACACCAGCCGGCACGTGCTCGGGGCGCCGTTCGGCGGCTATAAGCAGTCTGGTCTGGGCCGCGAGGAGTGTCTCGAGGAACTCCTTGCCGCGACACAGGAGAAGAACATCAGCATCCACTTCTCCGGGGCGCGGGCGCAAATGGCGTCGTGA
- a CDS encoding Bug family tripartite tricarboxylate transporter substrate binding protein, translated as MSIFSRGIAAGAALLACGWATIAIAQSGPEYFNGKTVNYIIATEPGGGYDTYGRLVCEFMQKHLPGSTFVVRNMPGAGNLLGANYIAASKPDGLTIGSFNTGLVYSQLSGNEGVRFDLTKMSWIGKAASDPRVVVVAADANIKDFKALQDLDKKLKFSTSGTGSASEVNTTILVSALKLPIDVISGYSGNDDQLAIMRGEVQGVISSRSSFEPFVKDGHGKFLAQIGGSDTDVPQLATLVDNEEAQKAIALVESQSDISRLTVGPEGIPGDILKTLRDAYSAAISDPEFIAKANTLGLPLDPAVGDEVADLVKKALDQSPEMVEFLKHALKKD; from the coding sequence ATGAGCATTTTTTCGAGAGGCATCGCGGCTGGTGCCGCTCTTCTTGCATGTGGATGGGCGACGATTGCCATAGCGCAATCGGGGCCAGAGTACTTCAACGGTAAAACGGTGAATTATATCATCGCGACTGAACCCGGCGGTGGTTATGACACCTATGGCCGACTGGTCTGCGAGTTCATGCAGAAGCACCTGCCGGGCTCGACCTTTGTCGTGCGCAACATGCCTGGGGCCGGCAACCTGCTTGGCGCAAATTACATCGCCGCCTCGAAGCCGGACGGACTAACGATTGGTAGCTTCAACACGGGGCTTGTCTATAGCCAGCTCTCTGGGAACGAAGGCGTCAGGTTCGACCTTACGAAGATGTCGTGGATCGGCAAAGCAGCCTCGGACCCGCGCGTGGTTGTCGTAGCGGCTGATGCTAATATCAAGGACTTCAAAGCACTGCAGGACCTCGACAAGAAGCTGAAGTTCTCCACCTCGGGAACAGGCAGTGCGTCGGAGGTCAACACAACGATCCTGGTTAGCGCTTTGAAGCTGCCGATCGATGTTATCAGCGGCTACAGCGGCAATGACGACCAGCTCGCCATCATGCGGGGCGAAGTACAGGGTGTGATCAGTTCGCGGTCGAGCTTCGAACCCTTCGTCAAGGATGGCCATGGCAAGTTCCTTGCGCAGATCGGTGGCTCGGATACCGATGTTCCCCAGTTGGCGACGTTGGTCGACAACGAGGAAGCGCAAAAAGCGATTGCACTCGTTGAATCGCAGAGCGACATCTCGCGCCTTACCGTCGGTCCGGAGGGAATTCCTGGCGACATCCTGAAGACATTACGGGACGCTTATTCGGCAGCAATATCCGATCCGGAATTCATTGCCAAAGCCAACACGCTCGGCCTGCCGCTCGATCCGGCCGTTGGTGATGAAGTCGCCGATCTGGTCAAGAAGGCACTCGATCAATCGCCGGAAATGGTCGAGTTTTTGAAACACGCCCTCAAGAAAGACTGA
- a CDS encoding amidohydrolase family protein produces MDLISDRGRRVPIEDLNTTRLLDHAAKQARDRRYEDVLIVDCDAHHYENENLSEIIPFMENEVFKQLSLSSRTKGRGHISPVGYGWQDIGGRVTRYPMRSSEKTPVEKGPKRDVELGFRWMDAMGVDYSCLFPTGMLNIGLHPQKEMEFELSWAYARWVTEKVLPESQGRMYTMLGLPFSDPEGCLRMVETFGDRKGVGGFMVTSVREKMAVYDNAYMKLYRALEERGLALAFHSGPNWNSSTFQSCNRFISAHALGFSWFSILHCTNWVVNGMGERFPKLPVIWIESGLAWIPFLMQKLDHEFMLRPSECPLLKKKPSDYMRDMFYSTQPMEIQDIQALETTFRMMNAETQLMYASDYPHWDFDLPSTIWDLPFLSDKAKHNIIGGTAARLFKLEPRNEAQRQYLIKYGNYTGSTATPPLREPTPTQPVL; encoded by the coding sequence ATGGACCTTATTTCCGATCGCGGCCGCCGCGTCCCTATCGAAGACTTGAACACGACCAGGCTTCTCGATCATGCTGCCAAGCAGGCGCGTGACCGCAGATATGAAGATGTGCTGATCGTAGATTGCGACGCGCATCATTACGAGAATGAGAACCTCTCCGAGATCATCCCCTTTATGGAAAACGAGGTCTTCAAACAGCTCTCGCTTTCCAGCCGCACGAAAGGACGCGGTCATATTTCGCCGGTCGGCTACGGCTGGCAGGACATAGGTGGGCGCGTAACCCGTTATCCCATGCGGTCGTCAGAGAAGACGCCCGTCGAGAAGGGGCCGAAGCGGGATGTCGAGCTCGGCTTCCGCTGGATGGACGCAATGGGCGTCGATTATTCATGCCTTTTCCCGACGGGCATGCTGAATATCGGCCTGCATCCCCAGAAGGAGATGGAGTTCGAACTGTCCTGGGCCTATGCCCGCTGGGTGACCGAGAAGGTCCTGCCGGAATCGCAGGGTCGTATGTATACGATGCTGGGCCTGCCTTTCAGCGATCCGGAAGGCTGTTTGCGCATGGTGGAAACCTTCGGTGACCGCAAGGGCGTGGGTGGTTTCATGGTCACTTCCGTCCGAGAGAAGATGGCCGTCTACGACAACGCCTATATGAAGCTCTACCGGGCTCTGGAAGAGCGTGGGCTTGCGCTTGCCTTCCATTCGGGGCCGAACTGGAACTCCTCAACCTTCCAAAGCTGCAACCGCTTTATTTCCGCGCATGCTCTCGGCTTTAGCTGGTTCAGCATTCTGCACTGCACCAACTGGGTTGTGAACGGCATGGGCGAGCGTTTCCCCAAGCTGCCGGTCATCTGGATTGAATCCGGTCTGGCATGGATCCCCTTCCTCATGCAGAAGCTCGATCATGAATTCATGCTCCGTCCATCGGAATGTCCGCTTCTGAAGAAGAAGCCGTCGGACTACATGCGGGACATGTTCTATTCCACGCAGCCGATGGAAATCCAGGATATACAGGCCTTGGAAACGACGTTTCGGATGATGAATGCCGAAACGCAGCTGATGTATGCCTCGGACTATCCTCACTGGGATTTCGACTTGCCGTCGACCATTTGGGATCTCCCTTTCCTAAGCGACAAGGCGAAGCACAACATCATCGGTGGAACGGCGGCCCGCCTCTTCAAGCTGGAGCCACGCAATGAGGCGCAACGGCAGTACCTGATCAAATATGGAAATTATACGGGTTCGACCGCCACGCCGCCGCTGCGGGAGCCGACACCGACCCAACCCGTTCTTTGA
- a CDS encoding thiamine pyrophosphate-binding protein, giving the protein MTMQEKVDPKAMALKESEGSAPFGWQSDVIADLIKQYSFPFITLNPGASYRGLHDSLVNHNGNEPEMLVCQHEKIAVEIAHGYAKATGKPLAVIVHNVVGLLHATLGVYTAYTDRAPVFLIGATGPMDEGKRRPRVDWAHTANVQGTQVRDYVKWDYQPGGIDGVVDSFARAYSIMMTEPRGPIYMVYDAALQEAPLAAPVTLPSPASATVPSRIAPDPKALEEAADRLVSAEWPVLLPQYVGCDPSGFSNTVALAEALSAPVVDTQWRLNFPTEHPLDMRMSKDVFKQADLITLLDCRDWERPTHVNDRINRTLQPLFPKECEWLDIGFADIDISKWAADYQRYPDCSQRLLADPALAMPALTSLISKRSRDDTRLARRIEERSHAVAGMHDAQRAKWREQAHENWNASPITLPRLASEVWEKIRHQDWVLTTNPFEDWAPKLWDFDKHYRWAGRGLGPGTQIGISLGIALAHRGTGRLVVNCQTDGDLLFDVGALWFAAKHKVPFLCVMHNNRAYYNDWEHQVTVAEQRGTPVSRAHIGMDLFDPAPDFATLARGCGWYAEGPIEDPADIGPALERAIAKVKSGVPALIDTITQFTG; this is encoded by the coding sequence ATGACGATGCAGGAGAAGGTCGACCCGAAGGCCATGGCCCTGAAGGAGAGCGAAGGTTCAGCACCATTCGGATGGCAGTCCGATGTGATTGCCGATCTGATCAAGCAATACAGTTTTCCCTTCATCACACTCAATCCAGGCGCCAGTTATCGCGGCCTGCACGACTCGCTTGTCAACCACAATGGCAATGAGCCGGAAATGCTGGTCTGTCAGCATGAGAAGATCGCTGTTGAGATCGCTCATGGCTATGCCAAGGCGACAGGTAAGCCGCTTGCCGTGATCGTCCACAATGTTGTCGGTCTGCTTCATGCGACGCTCGGCGTTTATACCGCCTATACTGACCGTGCGCCGGTCTTCTTGATCGGCGCCACCGGCCCGATGGACGAAGGAAAGCGCCGTCCCCGTGTCGATTGGGCTCATACGGCCAATGTTCAGGGCACCCAGGTGCGCGATTACGTCAAATGGGATTACCAGCCAGGTGGCATCGACGGTGTCGTCGACAGTTTTGCCCGCGCCTATTCGATCATGATGACGGAGCCGCGCGGTCCGATCTATATGGTCTATGATGCCGCGCTGCAGGAAGCGCCCCTTGCCGCACCGGTTACCTTGCCGTCACCAGCTTCGGCGACGGTACCGAGCCGCATAGCACCCGATCCGAAAGCGCTGGAAGAAGCCGCTGACCGCCTCGTTTCGGCCGAATGGCCGGTGTTGTTGCCGCAATACGTTGGCTGCGATCCGAGTGGCTTTTCCAATACTGTCGCGCTTGCCGAAGCGCTAAGTGCGCCTGTCGTCGACACGCAATGGCGCCTGAACTTCCCGACTGAGCACCCACTCGACATGCGCATGAGCAAAGACGTCTTCAAGCAGGCCGATCTTATCACCTTGCTCGATTGCCGGGACTGGGAGCGACCGACCCATGTGAACGACCGGATCAACCGTACATTGCAACCACTTTTCCCGAAGGAGTGCGAGTGGCTGGACATCGGCTTTGCCGATATCGATATTTCCAAATGGGCAGCCGACTATCAGCGCTATCCTGACTGTTCGCAGCGGCTGCTTGCCGATCCGGCCCTTGCAATGCCGGCGCTCACCTCGCTGATTTCAAAACGTTCCAGGGACGATACAAGGCTTGCAAGGCGTATAGAGGAACGGTCGCACGCGGTGGCCGGGATGCATGATGCCCAACGCGCGAAGTGGCGTGAGCAAGCGCATGAGAACTGGAATGCCAGCCCGATTACACTGCCGCGCCTTGCCAGCGAGGTGTGGGAGAAGATCAGGCATCAGGACTGGGTCCTAACCACGAACCCGTTCGAGGACTGGGCACCCAAGCTCTGGGATTTCGACAAGCATTATCGCTGGGCAGGCCGAGGGCTCGGTCCTGGAACACAGATCGGTATTTCCCTTGGCATCGCCCTCGCGCATCGCGGCACCGGTCGCCTCGTCGTCAATTGCCAGACGGACGGCGATCTGCTCTTCGATGTCGGTGCGCTTTGGTTCGCCGCCAAGCACAAAGTGCCGTTCCTCTGCGTCATGCACAACAACCGCGCCTATTATAATGATTGGGAACACCAGGTGACCGTGGCCGAACAGCGCGGGACGCCGGTCAGCCGTGCACACATCGGCATGGACCTGTTTGATCCTGCCCCCGATTTCGCAACGCTGGCCCGAGGATGCGGCTGGTATGCAGAAGGCCCAATCGAGGATCCGGCGGACATTGGCCCGGCATTGGAACGTGCCATTGCCAAAGTGAAAAGTGGCGTTCCCGCGCTGATCGACACGATTACTCAGTTCACCGGTTGA
- a CDS encoding LysR family transcriptional regulator gives MTLVKKGACVKKYACAVVLVKRGELIPQVRTRSNVVTLWEERHINFRQLTYFRKVVELGNMTAAAETLNVAQPALGSQIKQLEGELGIELLVRHSRGITPTPAGRLLYTHAQHILDDVAKAANEVRALKAAKRIELRLGVGRTMSALLGQDLLADADQTMPDVTVRVVEERPPALLHALEAGQVDVAFLNNVGEWSGLKRTAVLEEDLLFITASNQAAQEENIEFTEALQYDLAIGGERGVLRHIVESEARRLSLDVRIAHEVHSIDSIAFGTVAMIMPYSLIAKEVREGTLVARRIIKPALTRTLYMVRQHSEVPVLDDQRVIDHLQKLMNVYLALVKPWARLLS, from the coding sequence TTGACGCTTGTCAAGAAAGGCGCATGCGTGAAAAAATACGCATGCGCCGTAGTCTTGGTAAAAAGGGGCGAACTGATCCCTCAAGTGCGGACGAGGAGCAATGTCGTCACACTTTGGGAGGAACGTCACATAAATTTTCGGCAGTTGACCTATTTCCGCAAGGTTGTCGAACTTGGCAACATGACAGCTGCGGCCGAAACGCTGAACGTCGCGCAACCTGCGCTCGGCTCGCAGATCAAGCAGCTCGAAGGTGAGCTTGGCATCGAATTGCTTGTGCGGCATTCGCGCGGCATCACTCCAACCCCGGCGGGTAGACTTCTCTATACGCATGCGCAGCATATTCTCGATGATGTCGCAAAAGCAGCCAACGAAGTCCGTGCGCTCAAGGCCGCCAAGCGGATTGAATTGCGGCTCGGCGTCGGTCGGACAATGTCAGCGCTACTCGGCCAAGATCTCTTGGCCGATGCGGATCAAACAATGCCAGATGTCACGGTCCGTGTCGTTGAAGAGCGACCACCAGCTCTTTTGCATGCTTTGGAGGCAGGACAAGTCGATGTCGCATTCCTCAACAATGTAGGTGAATGGTCCGGCTTGAAACGAACGGCCGTCTTGGAAGAGGACCTTCTGTTCATCACCGCTTCGAACCAAGCCGCACAGGAAGAAAACATCGAATTTACAGAGGCTCTGCAATACGACCTTGCAATTGGTGGCGAACGCGGCGTTCTGCGCCATATTGTCGAAAGCGAAGCCAGGAGATTGTCGCTCGACGTTCGCATTGCCCATGAAGTTCATTCGATCGATTCAATCGCGTTTGGTACAGTGGCGATGATCATGCCCTATAGCTTGATCGCCAAAGAAGTGCGTGAAGGAACACTGGTCGCCCGTCGCATCATAAAGCCTGCCCTCACCCGTACGCTCTATATGGTTCGTCAGCATTCCGAAGTGCCGGTTTTGGATGATCAGCGTGTGATCGATCATCTACAGAAGCTGATGAATGTCTATCTGGCCTTGGTCAAACCATGGGCACGACTGCTCTCATAG
- the gcl gene encoding glyoxylate carboligase gives MAKMRAVDAAVYLLEKEGIDCAFGVPGAAINPFYSALKARGSIRHILARHVEGASHMAEGYTRARHGNIGVCIGTSGPAGTDMITGLYSASADSIPILCITGQAPRARLDKEDFQAVDIAAIAGAVTKWAVTVMEPALVPFVFQKAFHLMRSGRPGPVLIDLPVDVQLAEIEFDPETYSPLEPYKPSATRAQAEKAIAMLNEAERPLIVAGGGIINADASDLLVEFAEITGIPVIPTLMGWGTIPDDHPLMAGMCGLQTSHRYGNATLLASDFVLGVGNRWANRHTGNVPTYTEGRKFIHVDIEPTQIGRVFAPDFGIVSDAGAALKLFLDVATEWKTAGKLRDWSGWAEECRERKRTMLRKTHFDQTPLKPQRVYEEMNRAFGRDTCYVSTIGLSQIAGAQFLHVYKPRNWINCGQAGPLGWTLPAALGVRAADPDRPIVALSGDYDFQFLIEELAVGAQHKLPYLHVVVNNSYLGLIRQAQRGFNMDFEVSLAFDNINASGDAEKGYGVDHVAVAEGLGCKAIRVRSPNEFAEAFDKARALMDEHRVPVVIEFILERVTNIAMGADINAVVEFEELAARGEDVPTAIAALLD, from the coding sequence ATGGCCAAGATGCGCGCTGTCGACGCGGCAGTTTATCTTCTGGAAAAGGAAGGAATCGATTGCGCCTTTGGTGTTCCGGGCGCTGCGATCAACCCGTTCTATTCGGCCTTGAAGGCCCGCGGGTCGATCCGCCACATTCTCGCCCGTCACGTCGAAGGCGCCTCGCATATGGCCGAAGGCTATACGCGGGCCAGGCACGGCAACATCGGTGTCTGCATCGGCACCTCGGGGCCGGCCGGCACGGACATGATCACCGGCCTTTATTCAGCCTCTGCCGATTCTATCCCGATCCTCTGCATCACCGGCCAGGCGCCGCGCGCCCGCCTCGACAAGGAGGATTTTCAGGCCGTCGACATCGCTGCAATCGCGGGTGCCGTCACGAAATGGGCGGTCACCGTCATGGAACCGGCCCTGGTCCCCTTCGTCTTCCAGAAGGCGTTCCACCTGATGCGCTCCGGCCGACCAGGCCCGGTTCTCATCGACCTGCCGGTCGACGTTCAGCTCGCCGAGATCGAGTTCGATCCGGAAACCTATTCGCCGCTGGAGCCCTACAAGCCGTCGGCGACCCGCGCGCAGGCCGAAAAGGCGATCGCCATGCTGAACGAGGCGGAGCGGCCGTTGATCGTCGCGGGTGGCGGCATTATCAATGCCGACGCCTCGGACCTGCTGGTCGAATTTGCCGAGATCACCGGGATTCCGGTAATTCCGACATTGATGGGCTGGGGCACGATCCCGGACGACCACCCACTGATGGCCGGCATGTGCGGCCTGCAGACGTCGCATCGCTACGGCAACGCGACGCTGCTCGCCTCTGACTTCGTCCTCGGCGTCGGCAATCGCTGGGCCAACCGTCACACGGGCAACGTTCCGACCTACACGGAAGGACGCAAGTTCATCCATGTCGATATCGAGCCGACCCAGATCGGCCGTGTCTTCGCCCCGGATTTCGGCATCGTCTCGGACGCGGGAGCCGCGCTCAAGCTCTTCCTCGACGTTGCCACCGAATGGAAGACTGCCGGCAAATTGCGCGATTGGTCGGGCTGGGCGGAAGAGTGCCGCGAGCGCAAGCGCACGATGCTGCGCAAGACCCACTTCGATCAGACGCCGCTCAAACCCCAGCGCGTCTACGAGGAAATGAACCGGGCCTTCGGCCGCGACACCTGCTACGTCTCGACCATCGGTCTCAGCCAGATCGCCGGTGCGCAGTTCCTGCATGTCTACAAGCCGCGCAACTGGATCAACTGCGGTCAAGCGGGTCCGCTCGGCTGGACGCTGCCGGCGGCGCTCGGCGTCAGGGCGGCCGACCCGGACCGGCCGATCGTCGCGCTTTCCGGTGACTATGATTTCCAGTTCCTGATCGAGGAATTGGCCGTCGGCGCGCAGCACAAGCTGCCCTACCTGCATGTGGTCGTGAACAATTCCTATCTCGGCCTCATCCGGCAGGCGCAGCGCGGCTTCAATATGGATTTCGAGGTGAGCCTCGCCTTCGACAACATCAATGCCTCCGGCGATGCGGAGAAGGGTTACGGCGTCGACCACGTCGCGGTCGCCGAAGGCCTCGGCTGCAAGGCTATCCGCGTCCGCAGCCCCAATGAATTCGCCGAAGCATTCGACAAGGCGCGGGCGCTGATGGACGAACATCGGGTTCCGGTCGTCATCGAGTTCATCCTCGAGCGCGTGACGAACATCGCCATGGGCGCCGACATCAACGCCGTCGTCGAATTCGAGGAACTCGCCGCGCGCGGCGAGGACGTGCCGACGGCCATCGCCGCCCTTCTCGACTGA
- a CDS encoding Rieske (2Fe-2S) protein, translated as MGEQYVCKSFEFKDGERRIIRIGDDEIGVFRHEGDFFAYSNYCVHQGGPACEGLIIARVEERLRPDKTSMGLFFSEKDMSFACPWHGYEYDMRTGQHIADRRVRLRKYQVLQKGEDIYVVV; from the coding sequence TTGGGCGAGCAATACGTCTGTAAGTCGTTCGAATTCAAGGACGGTGAACGGCGGATCATTCGGATCGGCGATGATGAAATCGGCGTGTTCAGGCACGAGGGCGATTTTTTCGCCTATAGCAATTACTGCGTTCACCAGGGTGGTCCGGCTTGCGAAGGGCTGATTATCGCGCGGGTCGAGGAGCGCCTGCGACCTGACAAGACATCAATGGGTCTCTTCTTTTCCGAGAAGGACATGAGCTTCGCCTGTCCCTGGCATGGCTATGAATACGATATGCGCACCGGCCAGCACATTGCCGATCGCAGAGTCCGCTTGCGCAAATATCAAGTCTTGCAGAAGGGGGAGGATATCTATGTCGTCGTCTGA
- a CDS encoding IclR family transcriptional regulator, with protein MELTGKGKRGRKAAENAAPSSVQVLDRSLALLAIVAENDDSTLTSLSERTGMAPSTVHRLLTSLASHGMVMSDSDTGVWTVGLKAFEIGNAFLRFRKLGTISRPFLKQLMEASGETANIGIEEGGDVVFISQVESHAPMRAFFRPGRRGPVHASGIGKAILSTWSDKEIGQLMSGRTLTHFTEKTRDTLPGLLRDIQEIRLRGWSIDDEEHTLGMRCVAASIFNEYGETIAGISISGPSVRVTDEKLAILGPMVRETADALTRAMGGKRPEEL; from the coding sequence ATGGAGTTGACGGGCAAGGGAAAGCGCGGCCGCAAGGCCGCCGAGAATGCCGCACCTTCGTCCGTGCAAGTGCTGGATCGCAGCCTGGCGCTCCTGGCGATCGTTGCCGAAAACGACGACTCGACGCTGACTTCGCTTTCCGAGCGCACCGGCATGGCGCCTTCGACCGTGCACCGGCTGCTCACCTCGCTCGCCTCCCACGGCATGGTCATGAGCGACAGCGACACGGGGGTGTGGACCGTCGGCCTCAAGGCCTTCGAAATCGGCAATGCCTTTCTGCGCTTCCGCAAGCTCGGCACGATCAGCCGCCCGTTTCTGAAGCAGTTGATGGAGGCAAGCGGCGAAACGGCCAATATCGGCATCGAGGAAGGCGGCGATGTCGTCTTCATCTCCCAGGTCGAAAGCCATGCGCCGATGCGGGCTTTCTTCCGGCCGGGGCGGCGCGGTCCGGTCCACGCCTCGGGCATTGGCAAGGCGATCCTGTCGACCTGGTCCGACAAGGAAATCGGCCAGTTGATGTCAGGTCGGACCCTGACGCACTTTACCGAAAAGACACGCGATACGCTGCCCGGGCTGCTCCGGGACATTCAGGAAATACGGCTGCGTGGCTGGTCGATCGACGATGAGGAACACACGCTTGGCATGCGCTGCGTCGCCGCATCGATCTTCAACGAATACGGCGAGACGATCGCCGGCATATCGATCTCCGGCCCCTCGGTCCGCGTGACCGACGAGAAGCTCGCCATCCTCGGGCCGATGGTCAGGGAAACAGCCGACGCCCTGACACGCGCGATGGGCGGCAAGCGGCCGGAAGAACTATAG